In Verrucomicrobiia bacterium, a single genomic region encodes these proteins:
- a CDS encoding LamG-like jellyroll fold domain-containing protein, whose amino-acid sequence MAALQVGAQALTPRDPAFLIWGSGANGGSVYAPGAFIIYGQPNVSAAVFQNLLAYYTFDNSGNFGADSVGSLSLTKNGSPGATTGVVNGAISLLNNSSDSLSHADVAGLRIDGSTSFTIAGWFLASSSGFDEILIAKNTANYQLKLNASAMSTLTFTLFNTTSGSTSVTSTASVHASQWTFFAMWYDKPGNTINIYVADPFNNSMNSAAFTGTPGASANSTFVAGFSSGLSGIPVAFDAMGIWDRVVTSAELAYLYNNGSGRQL is encoded by the coding sequence ATGGCGGCGTTGCAAGTCGGCGCACAGGCGCTGACGCCACGAGATCCAGCTTTTTTGATTTGGGGAAGCGGCGCGAATGGCGGGAGTGTTTATGCCCCGGGCGCGTTCATCATATACGGTCAGCCCAATGTCTCGGCGGCGGTATTTCAAAATCTGTTGGCCTATTACACTTTTGATAACAGCGGAAACTTCGGCGCTGACTCGGTCGGGAGTTTAAGCCTGACCAAAAATGGAAGTCCAGGTGCAACGACCGGAGTGGTGAATGGGGCGATCAGCCTGCTTAATAATTCTTCAGATTCATTATCGCACGCCGATGTGGCGGGTTTGCGGATCGACGGCAGCACGTCATTCACAATCGCGGGTTGGTTCTTAGCCAGCAGTTCCGGTTTTGACGAAATCCTGATAGCTAAAAATACAGCGAACTATCAGCTTAAACTAAATGCCAGCGCCATGAGCACGCTGACTTTTACCCTTTTCAACACGACATCCGGTAGCACCTCGGTCACTTCAACGGCGTCCGTGCACGCTTCGCAATGGACTTTTTTTGCGATGTGGTACGACAAGCCCGGCAATACAATCAATATTTACGTTGCTGACCCTTTCAATAACTCAATGAATTCCGCAGCGTTTACCGGCACGCCGGGAGCGTCCGCGAACTCGACGTTTGTGGCAGGGTTTAGTTCCGGTCTTTCGGGCATTCCGGTCGCTTTCGACGCAATGGGAATTTGGGACCGGGTGGTGACGAGCGCGGAATTAGCCTACCTCTATAACAACGGGAGCGGGCGGCAATTATGA
- a CDS encoding DEAD/DEAH box helicase, producing the protein MKTYGEMSLVEGSWQIKADPHVMLRLKNVIGRFAKHQFGTLTVKNSPEICRDLEWFTGRYPLRIKHQCELVDGAARHRQTLEHLEKILLPEHVPQYFELAKPLRDYQARGLEVLLAKGRLLCADQLGLGKTAIGIGAMTQPENLPGLIVVQTHLAKQWASEFGAFMPFATTHIINKQKTYDLPEADVYIITYHKLHAWAEVLSKFIRCVVFDEVQELRHEGTGKWCAANAIADGAQRRLGLSATPIYNYGGEIFNIYEVIAPGELGEREEFEREWCRHHGDHWVLKDPEAFGAHLKDQFLMIRRTRKDVGRELPPMQTIVHTIEYSEECLDQIKDVATELAHRILNGTFMEKGLAAREFDMRLRQATGIAKAPFAAAFVKMLVDEGERVILTGWHREVYEIWQAHFDEMKLKWVMFTGSETPAQKENAVRDFVNGDAQVFIMSLRSGAGIDGLQRKASTIVHGELDWSPGVHEQCSGRLFRDGQTERVSQFYLVADGGSDPIVANVLGIKTAQVQGLLQAGALGLKRNENDDGARVKRMAEAYLKRR; encoded by the coding sequence ATGAAAACCTATGGCGAGATGTCGCTGGTGGAGGGTAGCTGGCAGATTAAAGCCGATCCTCACGTGATGCTGCGTTTGAAAAATGTCATCGGGCGGTTTGCCAAGCATCAGTTCGGAACCCTCACTGTAAAAAACAGTCCGGAGATTTGCCGGGATCTTGAGTGGTTCACGGGGCGGTATCCTCTTCGCATAAAACATCAATGTGAATTGGTTGACGGGGCGGCGAGGCATCGCCAGACGCTGGAGCATCTGGAAAAGATTTTGCTCCCAGAGCATGTGCCGCAATACTTTGAACTGGCAAAACCGTTGCGGGATTATCAGGCGCGGGGTCTCGAAGTTCTGCTAGCGAAAGGGCGGCTGCTATGCGCCGATCAACTCGGCTTGGGGAAAACTGCCATAGGCATTGGCGCCATGACCCAGCCGGAAAATCTTCCCGGCCTAATCGTGGTGCAGACGCATCTGGCGAAACAATGGGCATCGGAGTTTGGCGCGTTCATGCCTTTCGCGACGACGCACATCATCAATAAACAAAAGACTTACGATTTACCGGAAGCGGACGTTTATATCATCACCTACCATAAGTTGCATGCCTGGGCGGAAGTTCTTTCGAAGTTTATTCGTTGCGTGGTATTTGATGAGGTTCAGGAGCTGCGGCATGAAGGAACGGGAAAATGGTGCGCGGCCAATGCCATTGCCGACGGGGCGCAACGCCGACTAGGTCTCTCGGCTACGCCGATTTATAATTACGGCGGAGAGATTTTTAATATTTACGAGGTAATCGCGCCAGGCGAATTAGGAGAGCGGGAAGAATTTGAACGGGAATGGTGCCGGCATCACGGGGACCACTGGGTGTTGAAAGACCCGGAAGCATTCGGCGCGCATCTGAAAGACCAGTTCCTGATGATTCGGCGTACCCGCAAAGACGTCGGCCGTGAACTGCCACCCATGCAAACGATTGTGCACACAATCGAATATTCCGAAGAGTGCCTTGATCAAATCAAAGACGTGGCGACGGAACTGGCGCACCGAATATTGAACGGCACTTTCATGGAAAAGGGGCTGGCGGCAAGAGAATTTGACATGCGACTCCGCCAAGCGACGGGCATTGCGAAAGCTCCCTTTGCCGCGGCGTTCGTCAAAATGCTCGTGGATGAAGGCGAGAGGGTAATTCTTACTGGATGGCACCGGGAAGTTTACGAAATCTGGCAGGCTCATTTTGACGAGATGAAATTGAAATGGGTTATGTTTACGGGTTCGGAAACGCCCGCGCAAAAGGAGAATGCAGTTCGAGATTTCGTTAATGGAGACGCGCAAGTATTCATCATGTCGCTGCGCTCAGGGGCGGGCATTGACGGATTGCAAAGGAAAGCGTCCACGATCGTACATGGAGAATTGGATTGGTCGCCGGGCGTGCACGAGCAATGCAGCGGGCGTTTATTCCGCGATGGGCAGACGGAACGAGTTTCCCAATTCTACCTGGTGGCGGATGGGGGTAGCGATCCGATTGTGGCCAATGTCCTGGGAATCAAGACGGCACAGGTTCAAGGATTACTCCAAGCTGGAGCATTGGGACTTAAGCGGAATGAAAACGACGATGGGGCAAGAGTCAAACGAATGGCCGAGGCATACCTGAAAAGGCGCTAA